A single Anatilimnocola floriformis DNA region contains:
- a CDS encoding protein arginine kinase — protein sequence MKFNEFAERCGEWLRGSGPQSDIVISSRIRLARNLAEFPFIRRCNDQDRQGIEKTFRDAIQSVNDWKELISVDVAGLPTIDRQFLVERQLISRELADASGARCVFIDANEQFSLMINEEDHLRMQVMHSGFDLDSAWQQASQMDTWLDQRVNFAFHERLGYLTACPTNVGTGLRVSVMLHLPALVITQQIEKVFRSLQKMGLAVRGLYGEGSQAMGDFYQISNQVTLGKSEEELVKQVGEVIPVIIDYERQARSFLVKESRKDLHDRVSRAYGILCTAQQISSEETLHLLSSVRMGINLGLIQDLEIPTINKLFIHTQPAHLQKLRGLELETQDRNVERALYLQSHLRKRTGDDAAEHN from the coding sequence GTGAAATTCAATGAATTCGCCGAGCGCTGCGGAGAATGGCTGCGTGGCTCTGGCCCGCAATCCGACATCGTCATCAGCAGCCGTATTCGTCTGGCTCGCAACCTGGCCGAGTTTCCGTTCATTCGCCGCTGCAATGACCAGGACCGCCAGGGGATCGAAAAGACCTTTCGCGATGCCATTCAAAGCGTCAACGATTGGAAGGAACTGATCAGCGTCGATGTCGCCGGCCTGCCGACCATCGATCGGCAGTTTCTCGTCGAGCGGCAACTCATCAGCCGTGAATTGGCCGATGCCAGTGGCGCGCGGTGCGTCTTCATCGACGCCAACGAGCAATTCAGCTTGATGATTAACGAAGAAGATCACCTCCGCATGCAAGTGATGCACAGCGGCTTTGATCTCGACTCGGCCTGGCAACAAGCCAGCCAAATGGACACCTGGCTCGATCAGCGGGTGAACTTCGCCTTTCACGAACGTCTCGGCTATCTCACGGCCTGCCCCACCAACGTCGGCACCGGCCTGCGCGTGAGCGTGATGCTCCATTTGCCGGCGCTCGTCATCACGCAGCAAATCGAAAAGGTCTTTCGCAGCCTGCAAAAGATGGGACTCGCCGTCCGCGGACTCTACGGCGAAGGCTCGCAGGCCATGGGCGATTTCTACCAGATCAGCAACCAAGTGACGCTGGGCAAGAGCGAAGAAGAACTGGTCAAGCAGGTCGGCGAAGTCATTCCCGTGATCATCGACTACGAACGCCAGGCCCGCTCATTCCTGGTCAAGGAAAGCCGCAAGGATCTGCACGACCGCGTCAGCCGGGCCTACGGAATCCTTTGCACGGCGCAGCAGATCAGCAGCGAAGAAACACTGCACTTGCTTAGCAGCGTGCGGATGGGCATCAATCTCGGCTTGATCCAAGATCTTGAGATTCCGACGATCAATAAGCTCTTCATTCACACGCAGCCAGCACATCTGCAAAAGCTGCGAGGCTTGGAACTGGAAACGCAGGACCGCAACGTCGAGCGGGCCCTGTATCTGCAATCGCACCTCCGCAAACGGACGGGCGATGACGCGGCGGAACACAACTAG
- a CDS encoding serine/threonine protein kinase gives MSGVSPSGANLRRREFLTVAEELAVLSAPTVALLREQSSSQGVPPIQLALQKALVTPTQIDIIETLCRPLEIVPGYEITNMIGQGGMGVVFRAKQLSLDRDVAIKLVPLHQLAGDVAVKRFEVEAQVVAKLQHPNIVAAYDFGRHEGRLYFVMELVEGLDADHHIRRHGVFDETTAWQIVRQAAAGLAAAQHTNVVHRDVKPANILLVRPPAGYPLPTGVPLAKLGDFGLAWLTTASDERTRLTSTNVTLGSPHYMSPEQLNGDVVDYRTDIYSLGATAFHLLSGLPPMAGFDITKLMAMKLQGKTESLRATRPDITPTSADLVDELMAHEPGKRPQDYGLLIERIDELIGQQGLSASRRMLMSTQLSVPTPTVAMPADPQAVTRPSPRDAVHSETVEMPTESPKSQRTRILAAAAIALVCLALGAVAFLSLNGPGAPDLVPSENVISLPYQGASFNDWKRLAGSRWASTTNDDQENVLEGDGVLIRRFPELATAANGNLQYFRLELFVELHDAKVLEVHVDVPEKINEPGDDRRVVLRITPQGSQVGNKRGDLQGWLPRSSVVPLRKTRYDKHAVRIERHSSGWYAFVDNDPVGFDFSHRPQVSHEFRLVAEDGEAWFSDFVITELAPRSPK, from the coding sequence ATGAGTGGTGTGTCTCCCAGTGGCGCGAATTTGCGGCGACGTGAGTTTCTCACGGTTGCGGAGGAATTAGCCGTTCTGTCGGCTCCCACGGTCGCCTTACTGCGCGAACAATCAAGCTCGCAGGGTGTGCCGCCCATCCAGCTGGCCTTGCAAAAAGCCCTCGTCACGCCGACGCAGATCGACATTATCGAAACGCTCTGCCGGCCGCTTGAAATTGTCCCGGGCTACGAGATCACCAATATGATCGGCCAGGGAGGAATGGGCGTGGTATTCCGCGCCAAGCAACTGAGCCTCGATCGCGATGTCGCCATCAAGCTTGTGCCGCTGCATCAGTTGGCGGGCGACGTAGCGGTCAAACGCTTCGAGGTCGAGGCGCAGGTCGTTGCCAAGCTTCAGCATCCGAATATCGTCGCGGCCTACGATTTCGGCCGGCATGAAGGCCGACTGTACTTTGTGATGGAACTCGTCGAAGGGCTCGACGCCGATCATCACATCCGCCGGCATGGGGTGTTTGATGAAACCACAGCCTGGCAAATCGTTCGCCAGGCTGCGGCGGGGCTCGCCGCGGCGCAACATACCAACGTCGTGCATCGCGACGTAAAGCCGGCGAATATCTTGCTGGTTCGGCCACCGGCCGGTTACCCGCTGCCGACCGGCGTGCCACTCGCCAAGCTCGGCGACTTTGGCTTGGCGTGGTTGACGACGGCGTCGGATGAGAGAACTCGGCTGACGTCGACCAACGTCACGCTCGGCAGTCCGCACTACATGTCACCCGAGCAACTAAACGGCGATGTGGTCGATTATCGAACCGACATCTATTCGCTGGGCGCAACTGCGTTTCATTTGCTCTCCGGCCTGCCGCCGATGGCTGGCTTCGACATCACCAAACTGATGGCGATGAAGTTGCAAGGGAAAACCGAATCCTTGCGGGCCACTCGCCCCGATATCACGCCCACCTCGGCCGATCTCGTTGATGAATTGATGGCCCACGAGCCCGGCAAACGGCCGCAGGACTATGGACTGCTGATCGAGCGAATCGATGAACTGATCGGCCAGCAGGGACTGAGCGCTTCGCGGCGGATGTTGATGAGCACGCAGTTGTCGGTGCCGACTCCGACAGTTGCCATGCCAGCAGATCCTCAAGCGGTCACGCGTCCGTCGCCGCGCGATGCAGTGCATAGCGAAACGGTGGAGATGCCCACCGAGTCGCCGAAGTCGCAACGTACTCGCATTCTCGCAGCTGCCGCTATCGCTCTCGTCTGCCTGGCCCTCGGCGCCGTTGCCTTTTTGAGCTTGAACGGCCCAGGCGCGCCGGATTTGGTACCCAGCGAAAATGTCATCAGCCTGCCCTATCAAGGTGCGTCGTTCAATGATTGGAAGCGTCTGGCCGGTAGTCGCTGGGCATCGACGACGAACGACGATCAAGAGAATGTACTCGAAGGCGACGGCGTGTTGATTCGCCGTTTCCCCGAACTGGCGACCGCGGCCAACGGCAACTTGCAGTACTTCCGCCTGGAACTCTTCGTCGAATTGCACGACGCCAAAGTGCTCGAAGTGCATGTTGACGTGCCCGAAAAAATCAACGAGCCCGGCGATGATCGGCGCGTCGTGCTCCGGATCACGCCCCAAGGTTCACAGGTGGGAAACAAGCGTGGCGATCTGCAAGGTTGGTTGCCACGGTCGAGCGTCGTGCCGCTGCGGAAGACTCGCTACGACAAACACGCGGTGCGAATCGAACGGCACTCTTCGGGCTGGTATGCGTTTGTCGACAACGATCCGGTTGGTTTTGATTTTTCGCACCGGCCGCAGGTCAGCCACGAATTTCGCCTGGTTGCCGAGGATGGCGAAGCGTGGTTCAGCGATTTCGTGATCACTGAGCTCGCGCCCCGCTCGCCAAAATAG
- a CDS encoding type II toxin-antitoxin system RelE/ParE family toxin encodes MKYTIAVLAAAHADVEQIIDWLEERSKAGVIHWIESYEAALDVLTQEPERHALAPEASVLQRPVRQLLFRTRRGRRYRLIYLVDGMEVQILRVRTPSERPLDSSDI; translated from the coding sequence ATGAAATATACGATCGCTGTTCTGGCGGCAGCGCATGCTGACGTAGAACAAATCATCGATTGGCTCGAAGAACGCTCGAAAGCTGGTGTCATCCATTGGATTGAATCCTATGAAGCAGCATTGGATGTCTTAACTCAAGAGCCGGAACGCCATGCACTAGCACCGGAAGCATCGGTATTGCAGCGGCCCGTCCGCCAGTTGCTCTTTCGCACTCGTCGAGGTCGTCGCTATCGCTTGATCTATCTAGTCGATGGAATGGAAGTTCAGATTCTGCGAGTTCGAACTCCTTCAGAGCGTCCACTCGACTCTTCTGATATCTAA
- a CDS encoding NfeD family protein translates to MAARSSWLSRPSRILLWCAALACSTAWLLAQEPAQPVEKEAAPPVAEKVAKKFENAAVIQFEGPITAWLEGYLKRKITAAQKAGADLIVIEIDSPGGNLHESEQIADMLNNLSAAHTVAFIPREAYSGAAMVSLGCDEIIMRPSARIGDVGVIFRDENFLFQHAPEKIRSPVVTEMRALAAEHKRPPALAESMVDLNVEVFRYVNQRTNAEDFLSESEVAAKADAVDWQQHELVLESKKGSFLTVTGARALELRLAEANVASLEELKARYEVEGRWLNYRVNNIDKTVYVLNLWWVTGLLFVVGLVGILYECSAPGTCIGGLLGLTCFSLFYWSRFLGGTSGWLEVMLFVLGAIFLAIELFVLPGFGVAGFAGLAMIATSLILACQNFVLPETTQEMQTTGAAVGTLVVSSLVFVGIAYAMMSYIGKIPLLSQLVLAPLPSATTDEDEAAETGIPSIKKIPVGALGKTTTILRPSGRAIIDGQPVDVVSTGDVIATGKSIRVVEVGYQRIVVEEAD, encoded by the coding sequence ATGGCCGCTCGTTCATCTTGGTTGTCTCGCCCGTCGCGGATCTTGCTGTGGTGCGCTGCGCTCGCATGTTCCACGGCTTGGCTGCTGGCGCAAGAGCCTGCGCAGCCGGTTGAGAAGGAAGCAGCGCCGCCGGTTGCCGAGAAAGTTGCGAAGAAATTTGAAAACGCCGCCGTCATTCAATTCGAAGGACCAATTACGGCGTGGCTCGAAGGGTATCTGAAGCGGAAGATCACTGCCGCGCAAAAGGCCGGCGCTGATTTGATCGTGATCGAGATCGATAGCCCGGGCGGCAATCTGCACGAGAGTGAACAGATCGCCGACATGCTCAACAACTTGTCGGCTGCTCACACCGTGGCGTTCATTCCTCGCGAAGCTTACAGCGGCGCTGCGATGGTCTCGCTCGGCTGCGACGAAATCATCATGCGGCCGTCGGCCCGCATCGGCGACGTCGGTGTGATCTTTCGAGACGAGAACTTTCTCTTTCAGCACGCGCCGGAAAAAATCCGCAGCCCGGTTGTGACGGAAATGCGGGCCCTGGCCGCCGAACACAAGCGGCCGCCGGCCCTCGCCGAGTCGATGGTCGATCTCAATGTCGAGGTTTTTCGCTACGTCAATCAACGAACCAACGCGGAAGACTTTCTGTCCGAATCTGAAGTTGCCGCGAAGGCCGATGCCGTCGACTGGCAGCAACATGAGTTGGTTTTGGAATCGAAGAAGGGAAGCTTTTTGACGGTGACCGGCGCTCGCGCGCTAGAGTTGCGTCTGGCCGAAGCGAATGTCGCCAGCCTGGAAGAATTGAAAGCTCGCTACGAGGTTGAAGGCCGCTGGCTGAACTATCGCGTCAACAATATCGACAAGACGGTTTACGTGCTTAATCTGTGGTGGGTCACTGGGCTGCTGTTTGTCGTCGGTCTCGTCGGCATTCTGTATGAATGCAGCGCGCCGGGAACGTGCATTGGCGGCTTGCTCGGGCTGACCTGTTTTTCGCTCTTTTACTGGAGCCGATTTCTGGGCGGCACGTCGGGCTGGTTGGAAGTGATGCTGTTCGTTCTCGGTGCAATTTTTCTCGCCATCGAACTTTTTGTGCTTCCCGGCTTCGGCGTGGCAGGTTTCGCCGGCCTCGCGATGATCGCGACCTCGCTGATTCTGGCCTGCCAGAATTTTGTGTTGCCCGAAACGACCCAAGAGATGCAAACAACCGGCGCCGCGGTTGGCACCCTGGTCGTATCGAGTTTGGTTTTTGTGGGCATTGCTTACGCGATGATGAGTTACATCGGCAAGATTCCGCTGCTCAGTCAGCTCGTTCTCGCGCCGTTGCCGTCGGCGACGACGGACGAAGATGAGGCCGCGGAAACCGGCATTCCTTCAATTAAGAAAATCCCCGTCGGCGCGCTCGGTAAAACGACAACAATTCTCCGCCCCAGCGGCCGCGCCATTATCGATGGTCAGCCCGTCGATGTCGTATCGACGGGCGATGTGATTGCCACGGGCAAGTCGATCCGCGTGGTCGAGGTCGGCTATCAGCGGATCGTGGTGGAAGAAGCGGACTAG
- a CDS encoding aminotransferase class I/II-fold pyridoxal phosphate-dependent enzyme: protein MSSNPSPPFKIQLADRLVKLPPYVLARVNALRDAKRQAGQDVIDLGMGNPSEPPQDVVIDKLNEAARDPNNHGYSKATGILNLKREVAAKYQRKFGVRLDPHNEVVVTIGSKEGFSHMLLATVGPGDNVIIPAPFFPAHKYAVAMAGASVIALEVGNHERFLSDIAFTCEHLSPPPKLVVFNYPHNPSSVTVEPEFWVEVVKLAKKYGFMVISDFAYADVAFDGYQPPSFLAAPGAKEVGVEFTTMSKGYNMAGWRVGFCCGNPEMVKALGVIKGYYDYGLFQAIQIAAIVALRHTDAAVEAQSRIYQARRDLLLDGLRKQGWQVPTPKAGMFVWGKYPEPWASQMNSVDFAMYMLENANVALSPGTGFGSAGEGYCRMALVENENRLKQALRQMGRCLERDSKPHQATEPASNGAEKSVVSATG from the coding sequence ATGTCTAGCAACCCGAGTCCGCCGTTCAAGATTCAACTCGCCGATCGCCTGGTCAAGCTGCCGCCCTATGTGCTGGCACGCGTGAACGCGCTTCGCGACGCCAAGCGGCAAGCCGGGCAAGATGTCATCGACTTGGGGATGGGCAATCCGAGCGAGCCACCGCAGGATGTCGTCATCGACAAGTTGAATGAAGCGGCCCGCGATCCGAACAACCATGGCTATAGCAAAGCCACGGGCATCTTGAATTTAAAGCGCGAGGTTGCGGCTAAATATCAGCGGAAGTTCGGAGTTCGACTCGATCCGCACAACGAAGTGGTCGTCACCATCGGCTCGAAGGAAGGCTTCAGCCACATGTTGCTGGCCACCGTTGGCCCTGGCGACAATGTAATCATTCCCGCGCCGTTTTTTCCCGCTCACAAATATGCCGTGGCCATGGCTGGCGCTAGCGTGATTGCGCTGGAAGTAGGCAATCACGAACGGTTTTTGTCGGATATCGCCTTCACGTGTGAGCATCTGTCGCCACCACCGAAGTTGGTGGTGTTCAACTATCCGCACAATCCGTCGAGCGTGACCGTTGAGCCAGAGTTTTGGGTGGAAGTGGTGAAGCTGGCGAAGAAATACGGCTTCATGGTGATCAGCGACTTTGCCTACGCCGACGTGGCCTTTGATGGGTATCAACCGCCGAGCTTTCTGGCCGCTCCGGGCGCGAAGGAAGTGGGCGTTGAGTTCACGACGATGAGCAAAGGCTACAACATGGCCGGTTGGCGCGTCGGCTTTTGCTGCGGCAATCCGGAGATGGTGAAGGCGCTCGGCGTGATCAAGGGCTATTACGATTACGGCCTGTTTCAAGCGATTCAGATCGCTGCCATCGTCGCCCTGCGGCACACCGATGCTGCCGTGGAAGCTCAATCGCGCATCTACCAGGCCCGCCGCGATTTGCTGCTCGATGGTCTACGCAAGCAAGGCTGGCAAGTGCCAACGCCGAAGGCTGGCATGTTTGTGTGGGGCAAATATCCTGAGCCCTGGGCCAGCCAGATGAACTCGGTCGACTTTGCGATGTACATGCTCGAGAACGCCAACGTGGCCCTCAGTCCCGGCACCGGTTTCGGCTCGGCTGGCGAAGGTTATTGCCGGATGGCGCTCGTGGAAAACGAGAACCGGCTGAAGCAGGCCCTGCGACAGATGGGGCGTTGCTTAGAGCGCGATTCGAAGCCGCATCAAGCGACCGAACCAGCCAGCAATGGGGCTGAGAAGAGTGTCGTTAGCGCAACGGGCTAA
- a CDS encoding UvrB/UvrC motif-containing protein yields MKCQQCEKPATFHITELTGTEPHEHHLCETCAKQYLVQNDAGAPPPPTLAAVLAKQLKIGQAADELAKLDQRACPVCGITFFEFRNQGRLGCPHDYVFFEKELTPLLLNIHGETRHSGKRPAHTAQGTDSKTELIRLRREMKEAVEKENYEEAARLRNQIRDLEK; encoded by the coding sequence ATGAAATGTCAACAGTGCGAAAAGCCGGCGACGTTTCACATCACGGAACTCACCGGCACCGAGCCGCATGAGCATCACCTGTGCGAAACGTGCGCGAAGCAATACCTCGTGCAAAACGATGCCGGTGCGCCGCCGCCACCCACGCTGGCGGCTGTGCTAGCGAAACAGCTGAAGATCGGTCAGGCCGCCGATGAACTCGCCAAGCTCGATCAGCGGGCTTGTCCGGTCTGTGGCATCACGTTTTTCGAGTTTCGCAATCAAGGCCGGCTCGGCTGTCCGCACGATTACGTCTTTTTCGAAAAAGAGCTTACTCCGCTGCTGCTGAATATCCACGGCGAAACGCGTCACAGCGGCAAACGCCCGGCTCACACCGCGCAGGGAACCGACTCGAAGACGGAACTCATCCGCCTGCGCCGCGAAATGAAGGAAGCAGTCGAAAAAGAGAATTATGAAGAGGCCGCCCGGTTGCGAAATCAAATTCGCGATTTGGAAAAATAG
- the carA gene encoding glutamine-hydrolyzing carbamoyl-phosphate synthase small subunit, producing the protein MSQPAKLALEDGTVFTGTAFGAIGEIDGEVCFNTSMTGYQEILTDPSYRGQIVTMTYTEIGNYGVCADDHESQKPHLAGFIVKEFTEKPSNFRSQESLDAYLKRHNIVGLAGIDTRALVRRLRIRGALKGVISSVDLNDESLIAKAKSSPGLVGRDLVREVLPEQPRSWNEKLSEWAKLPIEPNPAFDDQRFHVVALDYGMKWNIARHLTDEGCRVTILPGTSTAADVLALNPDGVFLSNGPGDPEPLHYAQECIRGVLGKAPVFGICLGHQLLGLACGAKTFKLKFGHRGANQPVQNLDTEKIEITSQNHGFAVEEDSLPTCLEITHRNLNDNTVAGLRHKEVAAFSVQYHPESSAGPHDSRYLFRQFREQMAAAKGLTV; encoded by the coding sequence ATGTCGCAACCGGCAAAGCTTGCCCTGGAAGATGGAACGGTTTTCACCGGCACGGCCTTCGGCGCCATTGGCGAGATCGATGGCGAGGTCTGTTTCAACACATCGATGACCGGCTATCAAGAGATCCTCACCGATCCCAGCTACCGCGGTCAGATCGTGACCATGACGTACACCGAGATCGGCAACTACGGCGTGTGTGCTGATGATCACGAGAGCCAGAAGCCGCACTTGGCCGGTTTCATCGTGAAGGAATTTACCGAGAAACCGAGCAATTTCCGTTCGCAGGAATCGCTCGACGCTTATCTGAAGCGTCACAACATCGTGGGCCTCGCTGGCATCGATACGCGGGCGCTGGTGCGGCGGCTGCGCATTCGCGGCGCGCTGAAGGGCGTGATCAGCAGCGTCGATCTGAACGACGAAAGCTTGATTGCCAAAGCCAAGTCGAGCCCCGGGCTCGTCGGCCGCGATCTGGTGCGTGAAGTGTTGCCCGAGCAACCGCGCAGCTGGAATGAAAAACTGAGCGAATGGGCCAAGCTGCCGATCGAGCCGAACCCGGCGTTTGACGATCAGCGGTTTCACGTCGTGGCGCTCGACTACGGCATGAAGTGGAACATCGCCCGCCACCTGACCGACGAAGGTTGCCGCGTGACAATTCTGCCAGGCACCTCGACGGCTGCCGACGTGCTGGCACTCAATCCCGACGGCGTGTTCCTGTCGAACGGCCCCGGCGATCCAGAACCGCTGCATTACGCCCAGGAATGCATCCGCGGAGTGCTGGGCAAGGCCCCGGTCTTTGGCATCTGCCTTGGCCATCAGCTGCTGGGGCTCGCTTGCGGGGCCAAAACATTCAAGCTGAAGTTCGGCCACCGCGGCGCCAATCAGCCGGTGCAGAACCTGGATACCGAGAAGATCGAAATCACGTCGCAGAACCACGGCTTTGCCGTGGAAGAAGACTCGCTGCCAACGTGCCTCGAAATCACGCACCGCAACCTGAACGACAACACCGTCGCCGGTCTGCGACACAAAGAAGTTGCCGCCTTCAGCGTGCAATATCACCCCGAGTCTTCGGCAGGACCGCACGACAGCCGGTATCTGTTCCGCCAATTCCGCGAGCAGATGGCCGCAGCCAAAGGCCTGACAGTTTAG
- a CDS encoding extracellular solute-binding protein: MKWWSGLAIAALCCSLCGCGKQPEVVVYAALDREFSEPVLNEFTQLTKIKTLGKYDLESTKSVGLTQAIISEADRPRCDVFWNNEILNTLRLAERGLLDAYHSPPEEHYPELFRSQDGAWHGFAARARILIVNKHLVDEVDMPKSIRDLANPKYQKRTALAKPLFGTTATHAACLFTVWGDEEAKSFFMSLRKNEVQVLGGNKQVAESVAAGKYAFGLTDTDDAIIEIEKGSPVVIVYPDRGDGELGTLFIPNTLAIIKGCPHPQEARRLVDYLLSAGVEETLAKGPSAQIPLSKLVTTRPRVETPQTVKAMAVDFAAAAKRWDAAAKFIQEQFLAP; this comes from the coding sequence ATGAAATGGTGGAGTGGTTTGGCAATCGCTGCGCTCTGCTGCAGCCTATGTGGCTGCGGCAAACAGCCCGAAGTCGTCGTCTATGCCGCGCTCGATCGAGAGTTTTCCGAGCCGGTGCTGAACGAATTTACGCAGCTGACGAAAATCAAAACGCTCGGCAAATACGATCTCGAAAGCACAAAATCCGTTGGCTTGACGCAAGCGATCATCAGCGAAGCCGATCGACCGCGGTGCGATGTCTTTTGGAACAACGAGATTCTCAACACGCTGCGGCTGGCAGAGCGCGGGCTGCTCGATGCTTATCATTCGCCGCCGGAAGAGCACTATCCGGAACTGTTTCGCAGCCAAGATGGAGCCTGGCACGGCTTTGCCGCACGGGCTCGCATCTTGATTGTGAACAAGCATTTGGTCGATGAAGTCGATATGCCGAAGTCGATTCGCGATCTGGCCAATCCGAAATATCAAAAACGGACTGCCCTCGCCAAGCCCCTCTTCGGCACCACGGCGACTCACGCGGCGTGCTTGTTCACGGTGTGGGGCGATGAGGAAGCGAAATCGTTCTTTATGTCGCTGCGAAAAAACGAAGTGCAAGTCCTCGGCGGCAACAAGCAGGTCGCAGAATCGGTCGCAGCTGGCAAATATGCCTTCGGCTTGACCGATACCGACGATGCGATCATCGAAATCGAAAAAGGAAGCCCGGTTGTGATCGTCTATCCCGATCGCGGCGATGGCGAACTCGGCACGCTGTTTATTCCGAACACGCTGGCGATTATCAAGGGTTGCCCGCATCCCCAGGAAGCGCGGCGACTTGTCGACTATCTTCTCTCGGCTGGGGTGGAAGAAACGCTGGCCAAGGGACCGAGCGCACAGATTCCTCTCAGCAAGCTGGTTACGACCAGGCCCCGCGTCGAAACGCCGCAAACGGTGAAAGCGATGGCCGTCGATTTTGCTGCCGCGGCCAAGCGCTGGGATGCCGCGGCCAAGTTCATTCAAGAACAGTTTTTAGCCCCGTAA
- a CDS encoding metallopeptidase, whose amino-acid sequence MKLSCLTVLSLLFTTLVWSAHCAAAEKFAKTPAGTHRIEQIEGWTVHVDETFDKQEYAELKENTLRVVANQLYDIKTRVQPERVSDLQKIVIRLDVHNEKLVQAQYHPSLGWLKDNGHPAECEKVVHIPRAKYFLDRRHQSQQPFVLLHELAHAYHDQVLSFEHAGIKEAYERVKKAGLYDKALLVTGREVKHYALTNHKEFFAEMTECYLGTNDFFPFVSGELKKHDEETFRLLEGIWGKLP is encoded by the coding sequence ATGAAACTCTCCTGCCTTACCGTTCTATCTCTACTGTTCACCACCCTCGTTTGGTCAGCGCACTGTGCTGCCGCCGAGAAGTTCGCGAAAACGCCCGCCGGTACGCATCGCATCGAACAGATCGAAGGCTGGACCGTTCACGTCGATGAAACGTTCGACAAGCAAGAGTACGCGGAATTGAAAGAAAACACACTGCGCGTCGTCGCCAATCAACTGTATGACATCAAGACCCGCGTGCAGCCCGAGCGAGTCAGCGATTTGCAGAAGATCGTGATTCGCCTCGACGTACACAACGAGAAACTGGTGCAGGCCCAGTACCATCCGTCGCTTGGCTGGCTGAAGGACAACGGTCATCCTGCCGAGTGCGAAAAAGTGGTGCACATTCCGCGGGCCAAATATTTCCTCGATCGGCGACATCAATCGCAGCAGCCGTTCGTGCTGCTACATGAGTTGGCTCACGCGTATCACGACCAGGTGTTGTCGTTCGAACATGCCGGGATCAAGGAAGCCTATGAACGTGTGAAGAAGGCCGGTCTGTATGATAAGGCGTTGCTCGTTACCGGCCGGGAGGTGAAGCATTATGCGTTGACCAACCACAAGGAGTTCTTCGCCGAGATGACGGAGTGCTACCTTGGGACGAACGATTTCTTTCCGTTCGTCAGCGGCGAATTGAAGAAGCACGATGAAGAGACCTTCCGCTTGCTGGAAGGCATTTGGGGTAAGTTGCCATGA
- a CDS encoding mechanosensitive ion channel family protein produces MPINWEKLRADLELPFYGNTLRQWAIAIGTALAVFIIAKLVQAVLVSRLRKLNEKLPSDAGASFVEGLASVRLWLLLIVAVFIASLALALPPKTTAILNTVAAVAVLLQAALTGNAIISLLVKGYSLKNLATDAASVTTVTTVGFLGRLALWTIIALLVLQNLGVDVSALVTGLGIGGIAVALAAQNVLGDLFASLSIMLDKPFVLGDFIIVGDQMGTVEKIGIKTTHLRSLSGEQLIISNADLLKSRIRNCKRMQERRIVFTIGVSYQTPGDKLASVSKLLREAVETQSNIRFDRAHFKGFAASSLEFEAVYFVLTPDYNLYMDIQQAINLWLFEKFGEAGIKFASPQPTTVNIQATDLTAKGEEKAGS; encoded by the coding sequence GTGCCAATCAATTGGGAAAAGCTTCGCGCCGATTTGGAACTCCCCTTCTACGGCAACACACTTCGCCAGTGGGCCATCGCGATCGGCACTGCTCTCGCAGTGTTCATTATCGCGAAGCTCGTGCAAGCCGTGCTCGTTTCACGGTTGCGCAAGCTGAATGAAAAACTGCCGAGCGACGCCGGCGCCTCGTTCGTCGAAGGGCTGGCCAGCGTTCGGCTGTGGCTGCTATTGATCGTAGCCGTCTTTATCGCTTCGCTCGCGCTTGCCTTGCCGCCGAAGACGACCGCAATTTTGAACACCGTCGCAGCCGTCGCGGTGCTGCTGCAAGCCGCTCTGACTGGCAACGCGATCATCTCGTTGCTGGTGAAGGGCTACTCGCTGAAGAATCTGGCGACCGACGCGGCGAGCGTGACCACCGTCACGACCGTGGGCTTTCTGGGTCGGCTCGCGCTGTGGACCATCATCGCGCTTCTCGTGCTGCAAAACCTGGGCGTTGATGTCAGCGCGCTCGTCACCGGCCTCGGCATCGGCGGCATCGCGGTCGCGCTGGCCGCGCAAAACGTGCTCGGCGATCTGTTTGCGTCCCTCTCGATCATGCTCGACAAGCCGTTCGTCCTCGGCGACTTCATTATCGTCGGCGACCAAATGGGGACCGTCGAAAAGATCGGCATCAAGACGACGCATCTCCGCAGCCTGTCGGGCGAGCAGCTGATCATCTCGAATGCCGACCTGCTGAAGAGCCGCATTCGGAATTGCAAACGGATGCAAGAACGGCGAATCGTTTTCACCATCGGCGTGTCGTATCAAACGCCCGGCGACAAACTGGCTAGTGTCTCCAAGTTGCTCCGCGAAGCAGTCGAGACGCAAAGCAACATCCGCTTCGACCGCGCTCACTTCAAAGGCTTCGCGGCCTCATCGCTGGAGTTCGAAGCGGTCTATTTCGTCCTCACGCCCGACTACAACCTCTACATGGACATTCAGCAGGCGATCAACCTTTGGCTGTTCGAAAAGTTCGGCGAAGCAGGAATCAAGTTTGCGTCGCCGCAACCGACGACGGTCAATATTCAAGCGACGGATCTGACGGCGAAGGGGGAGGAGAAGGCTGGGAGCTAG